From one Eptesicus fuscus isolate TK198812 chromosome 21, DD_ASM_mEF_20220401, whole genome shotgun sequence genomic stretch:
- the LOC114229990 gene encoding saoe class I histocompatibility antigen, A alpha chain-like isoform X6, protein MRVMRPPTLLLLLSGALVLTPSRAGPHSMRYFSTAVSRPGRGEPRYLSVGFVDDTQFVRFDSDAASGRMEPRAPWMQQPWVEREHPEYWEEETLEAKREAQRFRVKMQTLLGYYNQSEDGSHIFQRIRGCDVGPDGRLLRAYHQYAYDGRDYIAMNEDLTSWNAADAAAEITKRKWEASSALERKRSYLEGDCVKWLLIHLDKGKETLLRADPPKAHVTHHPVSAHEVTLRCWALGFYPADISLTWQRDGEDQTQDIELVETRPAGDGTFQKWAAVGVPPGEEQRYTCHVQHEGLPEPLTLRWGGKGGSYAQAASSDSAQGSDVSLSASKA, encoded by the exons ATGCGGGTCATgcggccccccaccctcctcctgctgctctcgGGGGCGCTGGTCCTGACCCCCAGCCGGGCCG gcccccattCCATGAGGTATTTCAGCACCGCCGTGTCCCGGCCCGGCCGCGGGGAGCCCCGGTACCTCTCCGTCGGCTTCGTGGACGACACGCAGTTCGTGCGGTTCGACAGCGACGCGGCGAGTGGGAGGATGGAGCCGCGGGCGCCGTGGATGCAGCAGCCGTGGGTGGAGCGGGAGCACCCGGAGTACTGGGAGGAGGAGACGCTGGAAGCCAAGAGAGAAGCACAGCGTTTCCGAGTGAAAATGCAGACCCTGCTGGGCTACTACAACCAGAGCGAGGACG GGTCTCACATCTTCCAGAGGATTAGAGGCTGTGATGTGGGACCCGACGGACGCCTCCTCCGCGCGTACCACCAATACGCCTACGACGGCAGGGACTACATCGCCATGAACGAGGACCTGACCTCCTGGAACGCGGCTGATGCAGCGGCTGAAATCACAAAGCGCAAGTGGGAGGCGTCCAGTGcgttagagagaaagaggagctaCCTGGAGGGGGACTGTGTGAAGTGGCTCCTCATTCACCTGGACAAAGGGAAGGAGACCCTGCTGCGCGCAG ACCCTCCAAAGGCACACGTGACCCACCACCCAGTCTCTGCCCATGAGGTCACCCTGaggtgctgggcgctgggctTCTACCCTGCGGACATCAGCCTGACCTGGCAGCGTGACGGGGAGGACCAGACCCAGGACATAGAGctggtggagaccaggcctgcgggggacgGCACCTTCCAGAAGTGGGCGGCCGTGGGGGTGCCCCCTGGCGAGGAGCAGAGATACACGTGCCATGTGCAGCACGAGGGGCTGCCCGAGCCCCTGACCCtgagatggg GTGGAAAAGGAGGGAGCTACGCTCAGGCTGCCA gcagtgACAGCGCCCAGGgctctgatgtgtctctctcggcTTCTAAAG CGTGA
- the LOC114229990 gene encoding saoe class I histocompatibility antigen, A alpha chain-like isoform X9, protein MRVMRPPTLLLLLSGALVLTPSRAGPHSMRYFSTAVSRPGRGEPRYLSVGFVDDTQFVRFDSDAASGRMEPRAPWMQQPWVEREHPEYWEEETLEAKREAQRFRVKMQTLLGYYNQSEDGSHIFQRIRGCDVGPDGRLLRAYHQYAYDGRDYIAMNEDLTSWNAADAAAEITKRKWEASSALERKRSYLEGDCVKWLLIHLDKGKETLLRADPPKAHVTHHPVSAHEVTLRCWALGFYPADISLTWQRDGEDQTQDIELVETRPAGDGTFQKWAAVGVPPGEEQRYTCHVQHEGLPEPLTLRWGGKGGSYAQAAT, encoded by the exons ATGCGGGTCATgcggccccccaccctcctcctgctgctctcgGGGGCGCTGGTCCTGACCCCCAGCCGGGCCG gcccccattCCATGAGGTATTTCAGCACCGCCGTGTCCCGGCCCGGCCGCGGGGAGCCCCGGTACCTCTCCGTCGGCTTCGTGGACGACACGCAGTTCGTGCGGTTCGACAGCGACGCGGCGAGTGGGAGGATGGAGCCGCGGGCGCCGTGGATGCAGCAGCCGTGGGTGGAGCGGGAGCACCCGGAGTACTGGGAGGAGGAGACGCTGGAAGCCAAGAGAGAAGCACAGCGTTTCCGAGTGAAAATGCAGACCCTGCTGGGCTACTACAACCAGAGCGAGGACG GGTCTCACATCTTCCAGAGGATTAGAGGCTGTGATGTGGGACCCGACGGACGCCTCCTCCGCGCGTACCACCAATACGCCTACGACGGCAGGGACTACATCGCCATGAACGAGGACCTGACCTCCTGGAACGCGGCTGATGCAGCGGCTGAAATCACAAAGCGCAAGTGGGAGGCGTCCAGTGcgttagagagaaagaggagctaCCTGGAGGGGGACTGTGTGAAGTGGCTCCTCATTCACCTGGACAAAGGGAAGGAGACCCTGCTGCGCGCAG ACCCTCCAAAGGCACACGTGACCCACCACCCAGTCTCTGCCCATGAGGTCACCCTGaggtgctgggcgctgggctTCTACCCTGCGGACATCAGCCTGACCTGGCAGCGTGACGGGGAGGACCAGACCCAGGACATAGAGctggtggagaccaggcctgcgggggacgGCACCTTCCAGAAGTGGGCGGCCGTGGGGGTGCCCCCTGGCGAGGAGCAGAGATACACGTGCCATGTGCAGCACGAGGGGCTGCCCGAGCCCCTGACCCtgagatggg GTGGAAAAGGAGGGAGCTACGCTCAGGCTGCCA CGTGA
- the LOC129147758 gene encoding patr class I histocompatibility antigen, A-126 alpha chain-like isoform X3 — translation MRVMRPPTLLLLLSGALVLTPSRAGPHSLRYFYTIWSRPGRGEPRFIAVGYVDDTQVAWFDSDAASGRMEPRAPWMQQPWMERERPGYWEEETLRAKRTAQIFRMRLRDFRGYYNQSEDGSHTIQRMFGCDVGPDGRLLRGYTQDAYDGTDYLALNEDLTSWTAADKVAQITQGECEATGGAELWRRYLEGLCVDSLRMYLDKGKETLLRADPPKAHVTHHPVSAREVTLRCWALGFYPADISLTWQRDGEDQSQDMELVETRPAGDGTFQKWAAVGVPPGEEQRYTCHVQHEGLPEPLTLRWEPPPHTLIFIMLGIAGGLVLLGAVAGAVMWRKRRSGGNGGSYAQAATSGAALWGLSDGRCVHAPTS, via the exons ATGCGGGTGATgcggccccccaccctcctcctgctgctctcgGGGGCGCTGGTCCTGACCCCCAGCCGGGCCG gcccccactcccTGAGGTATTTCTACACCATCTGGTCCCGGCCCGGCCGCGGGGAGCCCCGCTTCATCGCCGTCGGCTACGTGGACGACACGCAGGTCGCGTGGTTCGACAGCGACGCGGCGAGTGGGAGGATGGAGCCGCGGGCTCCGTGGATGCAGCAGCCgtggatggagagggagaggccgGGGTACTGGGAGGAGGAGACGCTGAGGGCCAAGAGAACCGCACAGATTTTCCGAATGAGACTGCGGGACTTCCGCGGCTACTACAACCAGAGCGAGGACG GGTCTCACACCATCCAGAGGATGTTTGGCTGCGATGTGGGACCCGATGGCCGCCTCCTCCGCGGGTACACACAGGACGCCTACGACGGCACCGACTACCTGGCCCTGAACGAGGACCTGACCTCCTGGACCGCGGCCGACAAGGTGGCTCAGATCACACAGGGCGAATGTGAGGCGACGGGTGGAGCAGAGCTTTGGAGGAGATACCTGGAGGGCCTGTGTGTGGACTCACTGCGCATGTACCTGGACAAAGGGAAGGAGACCCTGTTGCGCGCAG ACCCTCCAAAGGCACACGTGACCCACCACCCCGTCTCTGCCCGTGAGGTCACCCTGaggtgctgggcgctgggctTCTACCCTGCAGACATCAGCCTGACCTGGCAGCGTGACGGGGAGGACCAGTCCCAGGACATGGAGctggtggagaccaggcctgcgggggacgGCACCTTCCAGAAGTGGGCGGCCGTGGGGGTGCCCCCTGGCGAGGAGCAGAGATACACGTGCCATGTGCAGCACGAGGGCCTGCCCGAGCCCCTGACCCtgagatggg agCCGCCTCCTCACACCTTAATCTTCATCATGTTGGGCATCGCTGGGGGCCTGGTTCTGCTGGGAGCTGTGGCTGGAGCTGTGATGTGGAGGAAGAGGcgctcag GTGGAAATGGAGGGAGCTACGCTCAGGCTGCCA
- the LOC114229990 gene encoding saoe class I histocompatibility antigen, A alpha chain-like isoform X8: protein MRVMRPPTLLLLLSGALVLTPSRAGPHSMRYFSTAVSRPGRGEPRYLSVGFVDDTQFVRFDSDAASGRMEPRAPWMQQPWVEREHPEYWEEETLEAKREAQRFRVKMQTLLGYYNQSEDGSHIFQRIRGCDVGPDGRLLRAYHQYAYDGRDYIAMNEDLTSWNAADAAAEITKRKWEASSALERKRSYLEGDCVKWLLIHLDKGKETLLRADPPKAHVTHHPVSAHEVTLRCWALGFYPADISLTWQRDGEDQTQDIELVETRPAGDGTFQKWAAVGVPPGEEQRYTCHVQHEGLPEPLTLRWGGKGGSYAQAANSDSAQGSDVSLSASKA from the exons ATGCGGGTCATgcggccccccaccctcctcctgctgctctcgGGGGCGCTGGTCCTGACCCCCAGCCGGGCCG gcccccattCCATGAGGTATTTCAGCACCGCCGTGTCCCGGCCCGGCCGCGGGGAGCCCCGGTACCTCTCCGTCGGCTTCGTGGACGACACGCAGTTCGTGCGGTTCGACAGCGACGCGGCGAGTGGGAGGATGGAGCCGCGGGCGCCGTGGATGCAGCAGCCGTGGGTGGAGCGGGAGCACCCGGAGTACTGGGAGGAGGAGACGCTGGAAGCCAAGAGAGAAGCACAGCGTTTCCGAGTGAAAATGCAGACCCTGCTGGGCTACTACAACCAGAGCGAGGACG GGTCTCACATCTTCCAGAGGATTAGAGGCTGTGATGTGGGACCCGACGGACGCCTCCTCCGCGCGTACCACCAATACGCCTACGACGGCAGGGACTACATCGCCATGAACGAGGACCTGACCTCCTGGAACGCGGCTGATGCAGCGGCTGAAATCACAAAGCGCAAGTGGGAGGCGTCCAGTGcgttagagagaaagaggagctaCCTGGAGGGGGACTGTGTGAAGTGGCTCCTCATTCACCTGGACAAAGGGAAGGAGACCCTGCTGCGCGCAG ACCCTCCAAAGGCACACGTGACCCACCACCCAGTCTCTGCCCATGAGGTCACCCTGaggtgctgggcgctgggctTCTACCCTGCGGACATCAGCCTGACCTGGCAGCGTGACGGGGAGGACCAGACCCAGGACATAGAGctggtggagaccaggcctgcgggggacgGCACCTTCCAGAAGTGGGCGGCCGTGGGGGTGCCCCCTGGCGAGGAGCAGAGATACACGTGCCATGTGCAGCACGAGGGGCTGCCCGAGCCCCTGACCCtgagatggg GTGGAAAAGGAGGGAGCTACGCTCAGGCTGCCA
- the LOC129147758 gene encoding class I histocompatibility antigen, Gogo-C*0202 alpha chain-like isoform X4 has translation MRVMRPPTLLLLLSGALVLTPSRAAPALPPVRPPGPHSLRYFYTIWSRPGRGEPRFIAVGYVDDTQVAWFDSDAASGRMEPRAPWMQQPWMERERPGYWEEETLRAKRTAQIFRMRLRDFRGYYNQSEDGSHTIQRMFGCDVGPDGRLLRGYTQDAYDGTDYLALNEDLTSWTAADKVAQITQGECEATGGAELWRRYLEGLCVDSLRMYLDKGKETLLRADISLTWQRDGEDQSQDMELVETRPAGDGTFQKWAAVGVPPGEEQRYTCHVQHEGLPEPLTLRWEPPPHTLIFIMLGIAGGLVLLGAVAGAVMWRKRRSGGNGGSYAQAATSGAALWGLSDGRCVHAPTS, from the exons ATGCGGGTGATgcggccccccaccctcctcctgctgctctcgGGGGCGCTGGTCCTGACCCCCAGCCGGGCCG ccccggccctgccccccgtccgccccccaggcccccactcccTGAGGTATTTCTACACCATCTGGTCCCGGCCCGGCCGCGGGGAGCCCCGCTTCATCGCCGTCGGCTACGTGGACGACACGCAGGTCGCGTGGTTCGACAGCGACGCGGCGAGTGGGAGGATGGAGCCGCGGGCTCCGTGGATGCAGCAGCCgtggatggagagggagaggccgGGGTACTGGGAGGAGGAGACGCTGAGGGCCAAGAGAACCGCACAGATTTTCCGAATGAGACTGCGGGACTTCCGCGGCTACTACAACCAGAGCGAGGACG GGTCTCACACCATCCAGAGGATGTTTGGCTGCGATGTGGGACCCGATGGCCGCCTCCTCCGCGGGTACACACAGGACGCCTACGACGGCACCGACTACCTGGCCCTGAACGAGGACCTGACCTCCTGGACCGCGGCCGACAAGGTGGCTCAGATCACACAGGGCGAATGTGAGGCGACGGGTGGAGCAGAGCTTTGGAGGAGATACCTGGAGGGCCTGTGTGTGGACTCACTGCGCATGTACCTGGACAAAGGGAAGGAGACCCTGTTGCGCGCAG ACATCAGCCTGACCTGGCAGCGTGACGGGGAGGACCAGTCCCAGGACATGGAGctggtggagaccaggcctgcgggggacgGCACCTTCCAGAAGTGGGCGGCCGTGGGGGTGCCCCCTGGCGAGGAGCAGAGATACACGTGCCATGTGCAGCACGAGGGCCTGCCCGAGCCCCTGACCCtgagatggg agCCGCCTCCTCACACCTTAATCTTCATCATGTTGGGCATCGCTGGGGGCCTGGTTCTGCTGGGAGCTGTGGCTGGAGCTGTGATGTGGAGGAAGAGGcgctcag GTGGAAATGGAGGGAGCTACGCTCAGGCTGCCA
- the LOC129147758 gene encoding patr class I histocompatibility antigen, A-126 alpha chain-like isoform X2 has product MRVMRPPTLLLLLSGALVLTPSRAAPALPPVRPPGPHSLRYFYTIWSRPGRGEPRFIAVGYVDDTQVAWFDSDAASGRMEPRAPWMQQPWMERERPGYWEEETLRAKRTAQIFRMRLRDFRGYYNQSEDGSHTIQRMFGCDVGPDGRLLRGYTQDAYDGTDYLALNEDLTSWTAADKVAQITQGECEATGGAELWRRYLEGLCVDSLRMYLDKGKETLLRADPPKAHVTHHPVSAREVTLRCWALGFYPADISLTWQRDGEDQSQDMELVETRPAGDGTFQKWAAVGVPPGEEQRYTCHVQHEGLPEPLTLRWEPPPHTLIFIMLGIAGGLVLLGAVAGAVMWRKRRSGGNGGSYAQAANNDSAQGSDVSLSASKA; this is encoded by the exons ATGCGGGTGATgcggccccccaccctcctcctgctgctctcgGGGGCGCTGGTCCTGACCCCCAGCCGGGCCG ccccggccctgccccccgtccgccccccaggcccccactcccTGAGGTATTTCTACACCATCTGGTCCCGGCCCGGCCGCGGGGAGCCCCGCTTCATCGCCGTCGGCTACGTGGACGACACGCAGGTCGCGTGGTTCGACAGCGACGCGGCGAGTGGGAGGATGGAGCCGCGGGCTCCGTGGATGCAGCAGCCgtggatggagagggagaggccgGGGTACTGGGAGGAGGAGACGCTGAGGGCCAAGAGAACCGCACAGATTTTCCGAATGAGACTGCGGGACTTCCGCGGCTACTACAACCAGAGCGAGGACG GGTCTCACACCATCCAGAGGATGTTTGGCTGCGATGTGGGACCCGATGGCCGCCTCCTCCGCGGGTACACACAGGACGCCTACGACGGCACCGACTACCTGGCCCTGAACGAGGACCTGACCTCCTGGACCGCGGCCGACAAGGTGGCTCAGATCACACAGGGCGAATGTGAGGCGACGGGTGGAGCAGAGCTTTGGAGGAGATACCTGGAGGGCCTGTGTGTGGACTCACTGCGCATGTACCTGGACAAAGGGAAGGAGACCCTGTTGCGCGCAG ACCCTCCAAAGGCACACGTGACCCACCACCCCGTCTCTGCCCGTGAGGTCACCCTGaggtgctgggcgctgggctTCTACCCTGCAGACATCAGCCTGACCTGGCAGCGTGACGGGGAGGACCAGTCCCAGGACATGGAGctggtggagaccaggcctgcgggggacgGCACCTTCCAGAAGTGGGCGGCCGTGGGGGTGCCCCCTGGCGAGGAGCAGAGATACACGTGCCATGTGCAGCACGAGGGCCTGCCCGAGCCCCTGACCCtgagatggg agCCGCCTCCTCACACCTTAATCTTCATCATGTTGGGCATCGCTGGGGGCCTGGTTCTGCTGGGAGCTGTGGCTGGAGCTGTGATGTGGAGGAAGAGGcgctcag GTGGAAATGGAGGGAGCTACGCTCAGGCTGCCA ACAATGACAGCGCCCAGGgctctgatgtgtctctctcggcTTCTAAAG CGTGA
- the LOC129147758 gene encoding patr class I histocompatibility antigen, A-126 alpha chain-like isoform X1, giving the protein MRVMRPPTLLLLLSGALVLTPSRAAPALPPVRPPGPHSLRYFYTIWSRPGRGEPRFIAVGYVDDTQVAWFDSDAASGRMEPRAPWMQQPWMERERPGYWEEETLRAKRTAQIFRMRLRDFRGYYNQSEDGSHTIQRMFGCDVGPDGRLLRGYTQDAYDGTDYLALNEDLTSWTAADKVAQITQGECEATGGAELWRRYLEGLCVDSLRMYLDKGKETLLRADPPKAHVTHHPVSAREVTLRCWALGFYPADISLTWQRDGEDQSQDMELVETRPAGDGTFQKWAAVGVPPGEEQRYTCHVQHEGLPEPLTLRWEPPPHTLIFIMLGIAGGLVLLGAVAGAVMWRKRRSGGNGGSYAQAATSGAALWGLSDGRCVHAPTS; this is encoded by the exons ATGCGGGTGATgcggccccccaccctcctcctgctgctctcgGGGGCGCTGGTCCTGACCCCCAGCCGGGCCG ccccggccctgccccccgtccgccccccaggcccccactcccTGAGGTATTTCTACACCATCTGGTCCCGGCCCGGCCGCGGGGAGCCCCGCTTCATCGCCGTCGGCTACGTGGACGACACGCAGGTCGCGTGGTTCGACAGCGACGCGGCGAGTGGGAGGATGGAGCCGCGGGCTCCGTGGATGCAGCAGCCgtggatggagagggagaggccgGGGTACTGGGAGGAGGAGACGCTGAGGGCCAAGAGAACCGCACAGATTTTCCGAATGAGACTGCGGGACTTCCGCGGCTACTACAACCAGAGCGAGGACG GGTCTCACACCATCCAGAGGATGTTTGGCTGCGATGTGGGACCCGATGGCCGCCTCCTCCGCGGGTACACACAGGACGCCTACGACGGCACCGACTACCTGGCCCTGAACGAGGACCTGACCTCCTGGACCGCGGCCGACAAGGTGGCTCAGATCACACAGGGCGAATGTGAGGCGACGGGTGGAGCAGAGCTTTGGAGGAGATACCTGGAGGGCCTGTGTGTGGACTCACTGCGCATGTACCTGGACAAAGGGAAGGAGACCCTGTTGCGCGCAG ACCCTCCAAAGGCACACGTGACCCACCACCCCGTCTCTGCCCGTGAGGTCACCCTGaggtgctgggcgctgggctTCTACCCTGCAGACATCAGCCTGACCTGGCAGCGTGACGGGGAGGACCAGTCCCAGGACATGGAGctggtggagaccaggcctgcgggggacgGCACCTTCCAGAAGTGGGCGGCCGTGGGGGTGCCCCCTGGCGAGGAGCAGAGATACACGTGCCATGTGCAGCACGAGGGCCTGCCCGAGCCCCTGACCCtgagatggg agCCGCCTCCTCACACCTTAATCTTCATCATGTTGGGCATCGCTGGGGGCCTGGTTCTGCTGGGAGCTGTGGCTGGAGCTGTGATGTGGAGGAAGAGGcgctcag GTGGAAATGGAGGGAGCTACGCTCAGGCTGCCA
- the LOC129147758 gene encoding patr class I histocompatibility antigen, A-126 alpha chain-like isoform X5 — protein sequence MRVMRPPTLLLLLSGALVLTPSRAGPHSLRYFYTIWSRPGRGEPRFIAVGYVDDTQVAWFDSDAASGRMEPRAPWMQQPWMERERPGYWEEETLRAKRTAQIFRMRLRDFRGYYNQSEDGSHTIQRMFGCDVGPDGRLLRGYTQDAYDGTDYLALNEDLTSWTAADKVAQITQGECEATGGAELWRRYLEGLCVDSLRMYLDKGKETLLRADPPKAHVTHHPVSAREVTLRCWALGFYPADISLTWQRDGEDQSQDMELVETRPAGDGTFQKWAAVGVPPGEEQRYTCHVQHEGLPEPLTLRWEPPPHTLIFIMLGIAGGLVLLGAVAGAVMWRKRRSGGNGGSYAQAANNDSAQGSDVSLSASKA from the exons ATGCGGGTGATgcggccccccaccctcctcctgctgctctcgGGGGCGCTGGTCCTGACCCCCAGCCGGGCCG gcccccactcccTGAGGTATTTCTACACCATCTGGTCCCGGCCCGGCCGCGGGGAGCCCCGCTTCATCGCCGTCGGCTACGTGGACGACACGCAGGTCGCGTGGTTCGACAGCGACGCGGCGAGTGGGAGGATGGAGCCGCGGGCTCCGTGGATGCAGCAGCCgtggatggagagggagaggccgGGGTACTGGGAGGAGGAGACGCTGAGGGCCAAGAGAACCGCACAGATTTTCCGAATGAGACTGCGGGACTTCCGCGGCTACTACAACCAGAGCGAGGACG GGTCTCACACCATCCAGAGGATGTTTGGCTGCGATGTGGGACCCGATGGCCGCCTCCTCCGCGGGTACACACAGGACGCCTACGACGGCACCGACTACCTGGCCCTGAACGAGGACCTGACCTCCTGGACCGCGGCCGACAAGGTGGCTCAGATCACACAGGGCGAATGTGAGGCGACGGGTGGAGCAGAGCTTTGGAGGAGATACCTGGAGGGCCTGTGTGTGGACTCACTGCGCATGTACCTGGACAAAGGGAAGGAGACCCTGTTGCGCGCAG ACCCTCCAAAGGCACACGTGACCCACCACCCCGTCTCTGCCCGTGAGGTCACCCTGaggtgctgggcgctgggctTCTACCCTGCAGACATCAGCCTGACCTGGCAGCGTGACGGGGAGGACCAGTCCCAGGACATGGAGctggtggagaccaggcctgcgggggacgGCACCTTCCAGAAGTGGGCGGCCGTGGGGGTGCCCCCTGGCGAGGAGCAGAGATACACGTGCCATGTGCAGCACGAGGGCCTGCCCGAGCCCCTGACCCtgagatggg agCCGCCTCCTCACACCTTAATCTTCATCATGTTGGGCATCGCTGGGGGCCTGGTTCTGCTGGGAGCTGTGGCTGGAGCTGTGATGTGGAGGAAGAGGcgctcag GTGGAAATGGAGGGAGCTACGCTCAGGCTGCCA ACAATGACAGCGCCCAGGgctctgatgtgtctctctcggcTTCTAAAG CGTGA